In Lathyrus oleraceus cultivar Zhongwan6 chromosome 2, CAAS_Psat_ZW6_1.0, whole genome shotgun sequence, the DNA window TGAAGTAGGAAACACATTTGCAACTGAATTCATCAATGTGACATCGTGATCGATGACAATGACCTTCTGTGTGTTTTCCTTGTCCTTCAACATTTTCTAGAACACTTTTAAAGTCCAAGTAACGTTGTCCTCTTTTTTACtttccaaaaatgaaaacccAACAGAATAAGTCTTTTTGGTAGAGGTAACACCAACAATTTCCAACAGTGGAAGTTTATACTTGTTGGTCTTATACGTTGAATCAATAATGAATACAATTAGAAATGTGTTGAACAACTTTACAAAATCAAGATGAGTTCAAGATTTATCTCAAACCGTTTCTCCATCCTCGCACACTCGGTACCTAGATACATAATGATTATCATTAAGAAGTTTCAACAATTGTTGCATCTCAGATTTATCCCTTTTATCGCTTTATTGTTTTTGACACGAACATTGTATACTTGTTGGATATTTGAGATATCTTCGGATCTTTTACGTTTCAAAGTTGCAAGTGTGTTTTTTGGCTGCATCATATTCAATGTCATGTCAAAAACGATTTCCTTATCTTTAGGCATAAGGCATTGGATGGTCAGCTAACTTGTGACACATGTCATGATTATGTATACCACAAATCACATTAAACCTCCATTTATCATTTACCAAAAGTTATTCACGTAACTTAAAAGGACACTCGCATTTCCTCAAACAGATGCCATCTAGTTTCAACTTTCGGATAAGAGTTGTGTACTTGCCACTTCTTTCACATCTCAATATCACAAATGCAAGTCTTCTATCTAAACGACTATCTAACCTTCCGATTACAACGTCAACCCCCAATTTGACTGCCTCGGTGCGGATTCATGGGAGTATATGATCACAAACAACAGACTTTCGGTCATTTATAAATTGATTTCCGGATTCATGGGAGTATATGATCATAAACAACAAACTTTCGTTTATTTATAAATTGATTTCCAACATCTACCTTAACATCAACAGGTTTGGCATCCATAGACATAATAGATTTGAGGAAAATATCATGTTGCACCATATCTAAAACAAATAATAgtataaaatattaaaataaaaactaatataATTAAAGTCTAAACTAATTCGAAAATACACTTTCGGATGACCTTCAATTAAAATCCAAAAATGTATTTTCAAATGTAACGTTCATTTTTTCAACTCAAAAATCAAATTAATATATGCGATGAAGGTAATACGTGAATTTTACCATAAATTTCAACTTCTTTTATTGTGATAAAACACAATGATAATGTTTTGAAGTGCAATAGTTAATTGATAATGAAATGATGTTTTTTAAGAATTTTAGGAGAAAAATGACTTTTGATCATGAGAAAAAAGAACATGCAAGATCCTATTTCATTAAATTTACTGCTTGACAATTCCTAGAATGTATTTTCGGATTTTCAAATTTCCACTTAACCTCACAAATTGTCAAATAAGCAAATTTTTGGATGAAGTCTGCCTGAAAATATTTCCAGACTAAAATTTCAGAAAATAATCTTGATAACTCATTGCAATTAAATTTCACATTGATACAAACAACATAAAACTAATTACAATTGTTAACGTTCCTTATTTATGGTGAATGAAAGTATTATTTGACTTTGGTTAGCTAACAAAGGACGCTGCATTTTATTGAGCCAGAACGTGTTCGGAAAAGCatgaaaaaatattttattttaaaataaaaccTCATCAGGATAAGAAAAATGACCTATCAAAATATAAATAAATCTAAGCAAAAATTGAGACCCACATAACTATTATCAGATGTGCTCATACAACAGAAATCTGCTGAGCATGCATAATTAATTTATACACTATCGCTTTCCATATCAAATATGATGGGGAAAAGGGAACAAATTATTGTACTTCAACATAAGCTCAAGTATACGAAATTATAATGACTATCATCAAGGGTCAAAAACATTCTCAAGAAAATTTATAAATCCAGTTCCTAAGGTATATTTGAATAAGTCTATCACCAATAAACGCTAGATCAGTTAATAAAAAGGAGGGAAAATATGTTAGTAGGATAATGAAACTTCTGCTGAAACAATCAGTTGGCCTTTGAATCATTGCTTGCTTCCATCGCCGCTTTTCAAGACCCAGTGAGAATTTTTTGAGACACACAATTCATTCATTGCCTGATAATATGTTTAGAAACGATCATTAGCATCATAAGCAATATTTCTTTGACAAAATAGGGAGAAAGAATGATATAATTGATGAATGAGTTTAAACAGTTATTTGCGTTTTACTGTGTTATAATAAATAATATTGAGACACTTCGCTTCATATGGACTTTTGCACATTTTGTTTGTGAATTGATTCAATTCATCAAGCAATTACTCCTCTATGGATTGTGGCTTGGATTGAATTTGCACATTTTTGTGACAAAGTCTAAACCGATAAACAAAGAGTTGGTTTGGGGTTGGATTGTTCGGGTACATTAAAAATAAatatacaaaaatattttcaaaaaatatttaatttacatcaactaattttttaaaataatataaaaatcttaattttttattttttcatattgATAATATTACAACTTGAAGTTGAATATATTACTCTAGTTTTCATAATATTTATGATATATATTAGgataatgctaacttgtgccctaGGGACACAAGTTAAGAACTAAATAAAGAAACATTGTATTGGAAATTGTGTATTGTTTATATTAAAACTATAAAATTTAACTTTTTAGTTGTTGTTTTCAATACAAATTTCCTATAAATTGGTTTCTTAACTTGTGCTCCtagggcacaagttagcattatcCTATATATTATACTAATTAATTATGATTGGTTTGGATAGACGGACTCGCAGATAGAATTTTGTAAATCCGTTATCCGAACCAATTAGCATCGGATTTCATTGATTTGATTCGATTTTTGCCCAAACTAAAAAATTGTCCGAGCTAAATACCATGGTTTTGTTTGGATTCTGGTTTGGTTTGGATTTGGCCCAACCAACGAACACCCTACAACCACACAATCTTCCACTATTAACCTATGAAGTATGGATAATATCACTATCGGGTACTCATACCGTACTCGTGATATTTCATTTTTTCTCATTATTTGATTTTGAATGAAATTTGTGATTTTCTCAAATATCAATAAAGTATATTTAtgtgttttaattttttttattgcatcttaacattattttttattttatcaatTTTTTATAGTAGTGTTTTATTATAAACCTAATTATTTAGTTCTCTATTcatatattttataaaaaaaatgcATTTCTTATTAAAGTACCCGTATGttattttttatcaaaatatcATATCTCATACCTGTACAGATACCCGCACCGGATATCGTACCCGTACATATGCATCATGCATCATAGCTACTAACTAATATTTCCCCTTTTTAAAGTGTCACTTTGTTGAATAActtgtttttttaattaaatacTACAATCAGGGGAAGGAATAGGACAAGTCAACTAACAGGGTGTACGGAATATCCTACAAAGACCCAGCTTAGATCAGATTTTTTTAAATAGAAAAGACTTCAACTTACAACACTTATTTTTAAATAGAAAAGGCTTAAACTTACCAGACTTTTTTTAAATTGAAAAGTCTTCAACTTTTTTATAAGCCTATTAAACTAAAAAGATTAAGCCACATTATCAGACCGGCAATAATTAGAAGAAATGACAATTGTATGTTATGGCATGTGTTGGTCGGTGTAGGACACCGGACACACTTTCAATTAGATGTGACAGTACTACAGAAGTCACCAACCAAAGTGAACTAGAGAAGGCATATTACACACATTATTGTTAGCATTATACATGCCAGTGACTTGTTTTTAAAGTGTATAACGTTATAACCACACTATTCAAGTACATGCTTTAAAACCATTAAGACCACAAATATTAGTAATTAATTATAATATCCTATAACTTCAAAAGTATCAAGATACCTTAAAAAATTCTAGTAGTTAGACTAGAAGAACACTAACCTTGGAATATTCACCGCTAGGGATCTCCCTACCGAGTTTTTTCTTAGCAGCTTCCATTATCTCAGCCTTCTTTAGCTTGCCATTGGGTCCAACTCCTCGAAGCATTTCGATTACAACATCTCTGCAAGGAACAATATCATCACAAGtattgtaaaaaaaaaaaaacacacacacacacacatatatatatatatatatatatatatatatatatatatatatatatatatatatatatatatcatcaCAAGTATTGaacacatatatatatatatatatatatatatatatatatatatatatatatatatatatatatatatatatatatattgtgaGCATATCAAGTGAGAGGACTTTTAATGTGAGTGATGAGAGGATTAAATCCCATTAAATTGTATGGTTGTGATTAAATATGACCTTTAGTGAGTCATGTGAGTATCTGTTTGCTTTCCTGAACCATTCTCCTACCAACCTCACGTTTTTTAACACCATCATACTGTAATTAAACTCGAGCTTCAACAAATATTGAAAAAGGGTTCTGGGATACATTTCTTACCAAATCAAATAAACGATATGAAGGTTATCCTTTCATTATAACCTCACTTTCTCTCTAGAACACATTTTGGAGTTTTACTAGAATGGTTAGTAATTAAATTTCTCCAACATATTCAAGTATAATTTGTTTAGATTTCTTTTTAGAAGTTGGATTTAAGGTTTTACTCAAGTGCTTTGCAACTATTTTACAAGATAGAGGTTCATAGTTTCTTAATTTTTGTCTTAAGCAACTATTAATCCACCACAAATGAACTAATTCGTCAAAAAATTGTATCTAAACTGTACCCAAAAAAACAATCTAGGTCCAAGTTTTAGGAATGAGGAAACGCATTGGGGAAATTTATAAGAGAAAATAAAGAGAAGGTGGTCAATTTAGAAAGAAAATGTTGATGATGTTTGAAACAAGAACAACGAAGGTGAAGTTTGAATAGTTTGGCAGCAAGACTAAAGACGAAGAAGAAGTGGATTATCAGCAACAGTGAATAGAAAGAGATTATGAAGATAGAGTAGATTGGGTTCAGATTTGAAATATAAAGAGACACTCACGGGACTCACTAAAACTCAAATTTAATCACAACCATATAATATAATATGATTTAATCTAAAGGTCACAAttttttagagagagagagagagagagagagagagagagagagagagagagagagagagagagagagagagagagagagagagagagagaaccTGAATGGCTCATCTTGTGATGATTTTAACACATAACAACCATTAATGTCGCATGCAACATCACCCAAGACAGCCTTCAGCTCGTCTTGTGGAACATCAAGACTATGAGCTGCATCCACGGCAATTTTAGAACCTCCCTTTGGAAGCATTGTTTGGGCAAGTGCCAATCCACGCAATTCTTGGAATATCAATTGGAAGCTGCCAATATAAATAAAAGCTACATGAGAGAACAGTCACCCAAACATGAAAATAATAAATATAGAACATCTGCATGGCAAAATTAAATTCAAAAGTTAATTAAAGCAGCAGCTATAGAGATTGTTTTCTCTATGTAATTGTTGTTACCCAGACCAAGAGTTATAAATTCAACAGATTGAAATAGTCTTTGACATAGTCCTAGACGCTGTAGAAGTTTTACTTTGACCTATCCTAATTCAAGATATAAGAGGAAAGTATTATTAAGGATAAAAAAAAACTATTACAGAGAATAAATTCCCTATAATTCCAGAGCAAAGCTCCTCAAGGGAAGAAAAAATCCTCCCTTTGGCCAACCCTAAGGTTCTAATACAAATGATACTCAATAATCCACTATTTCACTCTCACACATCTCATATACTCCCCATCACCCTCACGTGTAACTTCCCCCACTTCCCCCTCACGTGTAACTTCCCCCACTCTCTCTAACCAACTTGCTTGCTTGACAACTCAGCACACTTCCTCTCAAATTGGGGCTATTTCTTAATGGGTCCTATTAATGTCATCTCCTTATAAACAACCTTGTCCTCAAGGTTGGAAGCTATTGCCATTCTTGCACCTAGGAGAAATATTAATTTGTTTGAGAATAAAATAGAAATGAGCCGGTTTAGGGAGCTGAAATTGGACAACAATTGCACCAATATACTGAAAGACAATATGTCATTTTTTATTAGCCAGATGTAGAAATGAAGGGAATTTACATTCTTTCTACATATTCTCAATCGGATCTGAACTAGTTTCTATCACATTCTCTCCTGTACTAAAATTGATTCAAAACCTCGACACTCGCGTGAAATTAGTTGCGTGCTGAAAGGTGCAATGGGACGCCTCACAGTCTATCCAGACAAAAAAAATTGTTTCTAAACTCCGGTTATAGGTATAATGTATCATGCTTGTATACTCTGATGGACAGATGAAAGGTGCAATGGGACGCCTCATAGTCTATCCAgacaaaaaaaaattgtttctaAACTCCGGTTATAGGTATAATGTATCATGCTTGTATACTCTGATGGACAGATAGGCCAATGACGTATGAGGCATTAGTAAAACCAAAACCAAAACCTTGGCACAAAATTAGTAGGCAgattaattattattattaaatgTTGTGTGAGCAGTAACTGCTTTGTAACTACTGTAGTAAGAAACTGATATGGGAAGTTAGAATAATAAATATAGGCTCAAAGAAAAAAGGAGGGTATTGGGTTATTTGGGGACTTGGTTTGGTTAGGAGAGATTAGACCATCGAATTCATAGGCACTCTTATTATTCTCTATATCCTCCTTTTTTTTAACTTTTAAATTATGCGAGTAATCTTTGTTGTAACTTGTAAGGTACTGCTTCAAgttttattaataatattaagTAAATTGATctatttcatgattttttttttttaaataaccatcTCTTCCAACTTTATACCAAACTATCCATGTTtcgaaagaaaaaaaaaattgtaaCTAGCGTGTTAAGAGtccacatcggacaatatatggcctgaacatgtgtttataagtgggggcagtcctcactctaccaaccggttttgtagggttgagttaggcccaatcacacattcttaacatggtatcagagcctcgttTAAGATCCGATGGACCACCTACTATGGTTTCCATTATCGGAtcacccaccatttatttccacgctccagatgTCTAGTCCTGGACGTGAGGGggtgttaagagtcccacatcgaacaatatatggcctgaacataTGTTTATAAATGGGAGTAGTCATCACTCTATCACACATTCTTAACATGGCGCATGCTCTCAATATTTTACTTGGGTGCCAGACCAATTGACACATGCATATagcaaataaaataaaaatgaatacACATTGGCGCCCGACTAATTCGCGCATGCATATAGCAAATGCACATAGGCGCCAATGGAACTGGCGTATGCATATATAGCGCCCATACATAGGCGGCAATTGATCTGGAGCATGCACTTTGTTGCGatttattttttgtttgaaaCATGGTTAGTTTGGTATATAGTTGGGAAAGATGGTTAGTTTGGAAATAAAGTTGGGAAAgatggttattttgaaaaaacaATCCTATTTCATACTTCAATATACACACTCAGAAATAGATCCTACAATAGGACATCCAGGTTCTACATTTAATTGAGTTTCAGTCTAGGACAGAAGCAGGTTGAAATGGCAGAAATTTTTTGGTggaaaaaaaaaacattaaaagAACACATTGATAGATACAATGCATAACTATTGAAACATCAGTTACAGCGCAATATGGATTAACCTACAATATTTGGGCTTCCACAACTGACTAATGGACCATTTCAAAATGAGAAACCATACCTGCAAACTTTATGAGTCTGAAAAAGTTTCTTGAGGGCCACTGGCAGAGCATGACGAGTTTCACTTGACATGGCCATCTCCCGAGGAGGCAATTCCCCCAAACTTGTTACAGGTGGATCAGGGTTTGTTGATCTAACAAGAGCACTGTTGGCAGTGACACCACTGTTTGTTACAGCGCTTCTATTTGATCTGTGTTTTCCACCACTATCCACAACAGCAGATACCTCTTGCTCCAAAATCTTACAAACTTCTTCTTGTTGTTTAACAATATTTGGAAATTCTTTTATAAAGGACTCATTTGGAAGCTCTTTGAACTTCCAATACGAAACTTTGTCTTTTAGATCAAATTTTTCTGAAGCAAATTGCGTCAGAGCGGTTCTCACGAGATTAGCAAGTCTACCGAGTCTTCTCAAATCATCATTCATatatttcaaactcttgtgaaACATTACTATGACATAATTCCGTGCCAGCAACTCTAGACCGCCATTAGGATAAAGCAATCTACCTTTTGGAATCCAGTATCCCCGCAGCAATTGTGCATGTTGCTGCAGAAAACTCAGCAGTTCGTCGTCAGAGCATTCAGGAGCAAAGTGCTTGATAGCACTAAAACGATGAAGCGGAGGGCCCTATGATAAAGAGTTCTGTTAGATATGTAAAGAAAAATACATGATATACAGAATATTACTCTATTCAATTGTGAGAATATTAAAAACTGAATTTAATTCAAATACACTTTCATTGTAGAGTTTTTACATTGACAATCAATCATAGTTGTTAGATCATTACAAATGTTTGACTTTTATCATAACCACTGTTAAAGTCATACGCATGAATAGTTGTGATGTGTTGACACAGTCTATAACTATTTACGAAATACCAAAATTAGAAgtttctctctttctctctctctccctccctctTGATATTGCCATAACATGAGAATAAAACTTAAAGAACATGAAAAGAAATAACCctttaataaataattttaaacAAAAACTATCACCAACATAACTATTCTAAAAAATAAAttgttaaaaataaataataacaGTGATATGCCATAAACCTTGTATCGCCCTAACAAAATGTAAATGCCTTTTGAACAGAAAACAGAAGCTTCAGTTTTTGGTATCTTGTGAATGAAGAACTTTGGCACATCTTAATGATATTTACTGAGAAATATGCTAACACTAGCTTAACAGTGAAAACACACATACAGATAGCATAGTTGAATCAGAGATGGAGAATATATGCCAAGTGAACAAAAATAAATATTTGGATGCAATCAACAATAGACAACAATAAATAGCAAGATGCAGAATGTTGTTGGCTATAAATGCCCTTTCTCTATAATAAGAGATCAAGGTCAAACTAAGGATGCTACAAACCTCAATAAGCAATGTCTCAAGACGCTTTTCCACCGGCAATGATAGAAGATACCTGAACAAAATCAATATAGCAttataagaaaaataaatatattattgaCTAGACCAAATCAAGAAGAGAAAAAATACAACAAAAAAGAATAGAGAGATAGGTGTTGTTGGAATTTTCGCCTTAATTGTGGTCCGTCCCTAGTCTCCTTAATTGTGGCTCTTTGGCTTGCCATCATTGCAGTCCCCAACACCTTCATTGTTTTGGGTTTGAAGGGGTGAATTTGTTCCAAATTGCTAAGAGATATGACATGTgttgtgtttataagtgggggcaatcTTCATCCTAATAGTCagttttgtagggttgagttaggctCAATCCAAATTCTGAGATGATATTAGAGTCTCGTTTAAGATCCATTGGGCCACCCACCATTTAGTTACATGCCCCAGACGCAAATCCTGGGTGTGAGAGAGGGTGTTAAGAGTCTCATATCGAACAATCTATGGCCTAAACATGTATTTGTAAGTGGGGGCAATCCTAACTTTACAAGtcggttttgtagggttgagttaggtcCGACCACACATTTCTTGAGTTAGGCTCGACCACACTTGTTAGATCAAACACATGCTATGACATTCCAAAATAAAGTTCCTAAGAAATATTGGGGCAAAGTTATCTTAACTGCATCATATCTCATTAATCGTTTACCCTCTACTGTCCCTGCCTCCAAAACTCCTATGGAAGTCTTATCATCATTCTATCCTGATGTGTCTACTTCAAGTAATCTGACCCCTAGAATATTTGGGTGTTCGTCGTTTGTCCATATCCATAATGATGGTAGAGGGAAACTTGATCATAAAGCATTAAAATGTGCCTTTATAGGATACTCTTCTACCTAAAAAGGTTACAAATGTTATCATTCATCATCTCATACATACTTTGTCTCTCGAGATATCACCTTCCATGAACAAGAAAGTTATTTCCTTCAAACTCATCTTCAGGGGGAGAATATAAGTAAGGAAGATGAGTCTCCTCTACTTCCTGACCTTACTTTCAAACCAGAAGTTGAGATTGAAACTAGTGGTGACAATGTTGAGACAGAACTTGATTCTGAAAAAAAAGGAAATGTTGAAACTAATGTAAGATTTGGAAAGAATTTAGTATATACAAGAAAGAAGAACATTCTTGAATCTACTCATATCAAATAATCCAATCTGACATTACATGAGGTAACTTCTCTCAATCCTTCAAGCAATAGTGATTCAATTTTTGAATTTTCTCATGAACCAGAAACAGAATCCAACTTAATACTACCATCACACTACAATAACCTATATCTTCCAATTGCCCTTAGAAAAGATACCAGAACATGTACTAAAAAGCCATTTTACCCTATATCCAACTACCTAAGTTTTGAACATTTTTCACCCACCCATAAAGCATTCCTCACAAGTCTAAACACTA includes these proteins:
- the LOC127120272 gene encoding uncharacterized protein LOC127120272, translating into MDFDDIEAPVKATSRVSRFAPKASKLKPKTEQVLVPKSEPPSFASTKVEPREIDLTTVPTNGTVKIDAESKYEAKLDSMDVEMTEPEIQEDSTHADPMEEDEEEDTVVREIDVYFSPSINGGTKLYVMQFPLRPSWRPYEFDERCEEVRLKSESSEVEVDLSVDLESSNIDRDFSNKLNYTKETLSTTWKPPPANGCAVGLLMGDKLHLHPVHAVVQLRPSRHYLDSGGSEKKNAATSKKQNKPMNSSTEQKSEEDQCWIPLKYHGCKSDISSRYFQQMVSQESSPINFEMNTYDYIATLCPGVSSNTAKGPSKRYLLSLPVEKRLETLLIEGPPLHRFSAIKHFAPECSDDELLSFLQQHAQLLRGYWIPKGRLLYPNGGLELLARNYVIVMFHKSLKYMNDDLRRLGRLANLVRTALTQFASEKFDLKDKVSYWKFKELPNESFIKEFPNIVKQQEEVCKILEQEVSAVVDSGGKHRSNRSAVTNSGVTANSALVRSTNPDPPVTSLGELPPREMAMSSETRHALPVALKKLFQTHKVCSFQLIFQELRGLALAQTMLPKGGSKIAVDAAHSLDVPQDELKAVLGDVACDINGCYVLKSSQDEPFRDVVIEMLRGVGPNGKLKKAEIMEAAKKKLGREIPSGEYSKAMNELCVSKNSHWVLKSGDGSKQ